A region from the Actinoplanes sp. OR16 genome encodes:
- a CDS encoding DNRLRE domain-containing protein: MRRRTRGLLVGGVVLVTVTAIGVQHTWSEEDRPVDTVAAPVPAGGEDPGFLDRVGGAARNLVGAGGGSAARTEPVSAGLEVSERVPAAKKWPAQKRVREVTAKRSANGRVFQLADGRLQAEISSVPVNYRDSKGRWKPIDTTVTDRRNTTNTFTSEFGARSDDLVRFEKDGRSVELGMAGPSKDVTPQVSGSTVTYPGLAGGADVVYDVTSTELKEKIVLRRAPSGPVSYTFSLDVDGLTAEAQQDGSIAFRSEAGATVLTMPAPFMYDNDGRTSTKVTQKITGSTLTVTADAAWLSDESRSYPVVVDPTIRVQPVPTDGQDAQISSAAPAVNYGSDYRLKAGTDTAGVWRSLLKFDTGMVPAGTAIDDAQLQLYYDQSIAPASNDVALETRRITTAWSESTATWASTNGAIAPAAAGNVVTVDDGDSNTAAVGTWTASTNSALIAKAVGGDYRVNNDATSGHTYSYVPTITEAGDYLVEVHYVGEADRAAAAPYTVHYNGGSKTYTVDQTTPTAAGNWKSLGVHPFVAGTTGKVVLGDVAGKAVIADAVRFTKNAALKQASKSSVWTSFPVRNVVQEWVNGSQPNHGLMVKAIDESLGRGGAAYEASEYAYNNERRDANLPKLTITYGKPGVAVNQPTTVTATGALLDWPAYTGTDIAEYQVHRSVYQTWTPSAATLVAPVAKGTTSFQDTTATPTPAAETDIMKRKFFYYMVAVKTTEGKILPGPTVQAMLPKAGQITKIFRTGVTDTTLSGTLPTTNVDSYAGDPYVSPGNNSTLYGDTRGLVKFPVSGIPANAQLVDAQLRMWNVALHPGTDTDEYVDVHKLNQAFDQTKATWNTSDGATAWNGGAFDATALSGNNGFTNDPEWATWAVTSAVKSWVTTPSSNHGLLLKQRDEVNQTARAMLLSSEAAEPMLRPTLEVTYLEKTPESTYYAPQLPEGAPPATAFTTPVSVSNPTATAWKAADWQLSYQWARANGEPVAGSQAVTALPADVPSGGTADLTATVTTPPSAAEGNKKTDYTISWQLQNKTTGQTLQQSASIAPLTQNIAVVEPTSDQLGLEKFYSYAGKNTGAGGSLMNNLYSGNTVWQYNAFTNPSRGLTSFVRLAYNSLDTTDTVAGYGWSLQASSMMRLGSPLDFHPKSNPTRVTLVDGDGTTSWFTLDSATGQWIAPKGVHLYLQRKAGVDCKPNTQEPQAWSLTRPDRTQFFYDCDGYLTSTVDKNGNTMLFTYEERKSNNAPTKFLRYVTDPESRQTITIDYWAKGENFEYINDTTWVRAAGTGLTNPKIIDHVKTIKDVSGRTLYFTYTDKGLLGELIDGYGAAAGTAKTFKFAYDMTQGNKNVKLVKVTDPRGNSTALAYNYPSAGDDPQWHWRTKSYTDRLGYPTTFGYADPDANQGSAIDATVTDGENHTTTYRQDGYGRPYQTTNAKNETTKLTWDDQHNVVRLEEANGAASAWSYDPRTGYPTETKDALAVKNGYPGTILTYHTQLGGYVADLATKTSPEGRKWSFTYTAEGDIATVADPVGATTTSTYDGWGRLLTSTDANGNVTTYGDYDPSGYPRTITDALNSVSKFEYDVRGQVVKATDALLKDVTQTYDVFGRPLISKVPKDQAAGLYITTPAPGYDANDNVTVSTAANGAVSTAVYDKADQLISAVSPADTAGDPERRSGYTYDKAGNVMTRTEPKGSLTTADLTDYVTRYTYDAIYQLTATVNAKGQKIQYEYDNVGNVVTVIDPRKSASSDTGDYTTKSEYDHGHRVVKTTDAAGKPITNTYDKDGLVTSTTDQLGNTTSITYDARGKAVEQKVPRSSEGGTVSYAITRFEYDPVGNQTKVISPRGVATTDDADDFATVSVYDKLNRVQETRSAYDKDDARYRTPDRTTYTYDKAGRLAAVSAPPSAGQSVRNDTTYTYFDNGWTKTTSDPWDIVTSYDYNELGAQAARTVSSAGGSANRTMTWSYYPDGKLKSRSDDGVPVGRQVVLVDNSDFNNTTAGGTWTTATTASGRYGTDYATHPAGGGTDTFAWQLNVPQAGAYEVFTRFPAVAGAATDAQYTVVHKSGETVRTVNQTAAAGTWVSLGSYDFAEGNTQKLTLSGKAGGTVVADAVKLVRNNSADTDDEKHDYGYEYDVNGNLITISDRSPGARVDGYAVTYNDLNQVSKVSETKSGRTVNTTSFTYNENGAPLTTSHDKQYSVYEYDARDLVSKVTNGKSAGDPAAKSSTYTYTDRGQKLREVKGNGNVVDLTYYPDGLLESQSEKKPNGTLVAETKLGYDLNGNRVREVAKKMNADDHSAYLATTSDYTYDPRDRLAGLVKTGDGAGAETYVHDANGNVTSQTVEGRTTSFNYDRNRLLTAVGGGSTASYNYDPFGRLDTITAGGTLVERNVYDGFDHVVEHRKNSGAATTTTKYSFDPLDRTTTKVSDAGGAKEKITTFNYLGLSSEVLDEEVAGKLTKSYQYSPWGQRLSQITHKEDGSTEQAYYGYNAHTDVETLTGADGDTTATYGYTAYGSNDDELFTGIDKPETADPSTEPYNAYRYNSKRWDSASGSYDMGFRDYSPGLNRFLTRDSYNGALADMNLGTNPWTGNRYAFGGGNPISMVEYDGHRPCDTAEDCGTYPGNLCAACYFDQYSPAHDTAIQLVGEWITASQPKGGGYVTMDLSASGGARDPRNNISGGSSKNPGKNMGYADLLYWTDDAVYIWDAKSIGGSAEKKGVNEVAEKIKALKKQLEEAGDTREVKKGFSFPPLSGPNRTRANEWVTATPSMHGSEVIAYTRTRMRPPVPVPVTQPQPVSQPKEDPWWKTAGKWVGAGALVVGAGGLVVATLVEDVGTGGVGIADDPLSFAIAGGMIATAGSMV; the protein is encoded by the coding sequence GTGAGAAGAAGAACGCGCGGGCTCCTCGTCGGGGGCGTGGTGCTCGTGACGGTGACCGCGATCGGGGTGCAGCACACCTGGTCCGAAGAGGACCGGCCGGTGGACACCGTCGCCGCGCCGGTCCCCGCGGGCGGGGAGGACCCGGGCTTTCTGGATCGCGTCGGTGGTGCGGCCAGGAACCTGGTCGGCGCCGGTGGGGGCAGCGCGGCCCGGACCGAACCGGTCAGCGCCGGTCTCGAGGTCAGCGAGCGGGTGCCGGCGGCGAAGAAGTGGCCGGCGCAGAAGCGGGTCCGTGAGGTCACCGCGAAACGCTCCGCCAACGGCCGCGTCTTCCAGCTGGCCGACGGGCGGCTGCAGGCCGAGATCTCGTCGGTGCCGGTCAACTACCGCGACAGCAAGGGCCGCTGGAAACCGATCGACACCACGGTCACCGACCGTCGCAACACGACGAATACGTTCACCAGCGAGTTCGGCGCCCGCAGCGACGATCTGGTGCGGTTCGAGAAGGACGGCCGGTCGGTCGAGCTGGGGATGGCGGGCCCGTCGAAGGACGTGACCCCGCAGGTGTCCGGCTCGACGGTGACGTACCCGGGTCTGGCCGGCGGTGCGGACGTCGTCTACGACGTGACGTCGACGGAGTTGAAGGAGAAGATCGTTCTGAGGCGGGCCCCGTCGGGCCCGGTCTCGTACACGTTCTCGCTCGATGTCGACGGTCTGACGGCGGAGGCGCAGCAGGACGGGTCGATCGCGTTCCGGAGCGAGGCCGGTGCGACGGTGCTGACCATGCCGGCGCCGTTCATGTACGACAACGACGGCCGGACCAGCACCAAGGTGACCCAGAAGATCACCGGTTCCACCCTGACCGTGACCGCGGACGCCGCGTGGCTGTCGGACGAGTCGCGGTCCTACCCGGTGGTGGTGGACCCGACGATCCGGGTGCAGCCGGTGCCCACCGACGGGCAGGACGCCCAGATCTCGTCCGCGGCCCCGGCTGTCAACTACGGCTCCGACTACCGGTTGAAGGCGGGCACGGACACGGCAGGCGTGTGGCGCTCGCTGCTCAAGTTCGACACCGGCATGGTGCCGGCCGGCACCGCGATCGACGACGCGCAGCTGCAGCTCTACTACGACCAGTCGATCGCGCCGGCATCCAACGACGTGGCGCTGGAGACCCGGCGGATCACCACGGCCTGGTCGGAGTCGACCGCCACCTGGGCGAGCACCAACGGCGCCATCGCGCCCGCCGCGGCGGGCAACGTGGTGACCGTCGACGACGGCGACAGCAACACCGCCGCGGTCGGCACCTGGACGGCCTCGACGAACTCGGCGCTGATCGCCAAGGCGGTCGGCGGCGACTACCGGGTCAACAACGACGCGACGAGCGGGCACACCTACAGCTACGTGCCGACCATCACCGAGGCCGGTGACTACCTGGTCGAGGTGCACTACGTCGGCGAGGCCGACCGGGCGGCGGCCGCCCCGTACACGGTGCACTACAACGGCGGTTCGAAGACCTATACCGTCGACCAGACGACGCCGACCGCGGCGGGCAACTGGAAGTCGCTCGGCGTGCACCCGTTCGTGGCCGGCACCACCGGCAAGGTCGTGCTGGGTGACGTGGCGGGCAAGGCGGTCATCGCCGACGCGGTGCGCTTCACCAAGAACGCGGCGCTGAAGCAGGCGTCGAAGTCGAGCGTCTGGACCTCGTTCCCGGTGCGCAACGTGGTTCAGGAGTGGGTGAACGGCTCCCAGCCGAACCACGGGTTGATGGTCAAGGCGATCGACGAGTCGCTCGGCCGTGGCGGGGCCGCCTATGAGGCCTCGGAGTACGCCTACAACAACGAGCGGCGGGACGCGAACCTGCCGAAGCTGACGATCACCTACGGTAAGCCGGGCGTGGCGGTGAACCAGCCCACCACGGTCACGGCGACCGGCGCGCTGCTGGACTGGCCCGCCTACACCGGCACCGACATCGCCGAGTACCAGGTGCACCGCAGCGTCTACCAGACCTGGACGCCGTCCGCGGCCACTCTCGTCGCGCCGGTCGCCAAGGGCACGACCAGCTTCCAGGACACTACGGCGACGCCGACCCCGGCCGCCGAGACCGACATCATGAAGCGCAAGTTCTTCTACTACATGGTCGCGGTCAAGACCACCGAGGGGAAGATCCTTCCAGGTCCGACGGTGCAGGCCATGCTGCCGAAGGCCGGCCAGATCACCAAGATCTTCCGGACCGGCGTCACCGACACCACGCTGTCGGGCACGCTGCCCACCACCAACGTCGACAGCTACGCCGGCGACCCGTACGTGTCCCCGGGCAACAACTCCACGCTGTACGGCGACACCCGCGGCCTGGTGAAGTTCCCGGTCTCCGGCATCCCGGCGAACGCGCAGCTCGTCGACGCGCAGCTGCGGATGTGGAACGTGGCGCTCCACCCCGGCACCGACACCGACGAGTACGTCGACGTGCACAAGCTGAACCAGGCGTTCGACCAGACCAAGGCGACCTGGAACACCAGCGACGGCGCCACCGCCTGGAACGGTGGCGCTTTCGACGCCACCGCGCTGTCGGGCAACAACGGCTTCACCAACGACCCGGAATGGGCGACCTGGGCCGTCACCTCCGCGGTCAAGTCGTGGGTGACCACGCCGAGCAGCAACCACGGCCTGCTGCTCAAGCAGCGTGACGAGGTGAACCAGACGGCCCGGGCGATGCTGTTGTCGTCCGAGGCGGCCGAGCCGATGCTGCGCCCCACCCTCGAGGTCACCTACCTGGAGAAGACCCCGGAGTCGACGTACTACGCGCCGCAGTTGCCCGAGGGCGCGCCGCCGGCCACCGCGTTCACCACCCCCGTGTCGGTGTCGAACCCGACCGCGACGGCGTGGAAGGCGGCCGACTGGCAGCTGTCGTACCAGTGGGCCAGGGCGAACGGCGAGCCGGTCGCCGGCTCGCAGGCGGTGACCGCGCTGCCGGCCGACGTGCCGTCCGGGGGCACGGCGGATCTGACCGCGACGGTCACCACCCCGCCGTCGGCCGCCGAAGGCAACAAGAAGACCGACTACACGATCAGCTGGCAGCTGCAGAACAAGACCACCGGCCAGACCCTGCAGCAATCCGCGTCCATCGCGCCGCTCACGCAGAACATCGCGGTGGTCGAGCCCACGAGCGACCAGCTCGGCCTGGAGAAGTTCTACTCGTACGCGGGGAAGAACACCGGTGCGGGCGGAAGCCTGATGAACAACCTGTACTCCGGCAACACGGTCTGGCAGTACAACGCGTTCACCAACCCGTCGCGCGGTCTCACGTCCTTCGTCCGGCTGGCCTACAACTCGCTGGACACCACCGACACCGTGGCCGGGTACGGCTGGTCGCTGCAGGCGTCGTCGATGATGCGCCTGGGCTCACCGCTGGACTTCCACCCGAAATCGAACCCGACCAGGGTGACTCTGGTCGACGGGGACGGCACCACCAGCTGGTTCACGCTCGACTCCGCCACCGGGCAGTGGATCGCGCCGAAGGGCGTGCATCTGTACCTGCAGCGGAAGGCGGGCGTCGACTGCAAGCCGAACACGCAGGAACCGCAGGCCTGGTCGCTGACCCGGCCGGACCGTACGCAGTTCTTCTACGACTGCGACGGCTACCTCACCTCCACGGTCGACAAGAACGGCAACACCATGCTGTTCACCTACGAGGAACGCAAGAGCAACAACGCGCCGACGAAGTTCCTGCGCTACGTCACCGACCCGGAGTCGCGCCAGACGATCACCATCGACTACTGGGCCAAGGGCGAGAACTTCGAATACATCAACGACACCACTTGGGTGCGGGCTGCCGGCACCGGCCTCACCAACCCGAAAATCATCGACCACGTCAAGACGATCAAGGATGTCTCGGGCCGGACCCTGTACTTCACGTACACCGACAAGGGTCTGCTCGGCGAGCTGATCGACGGCTACGGTGCGGCTGCCGGCACGGCGAAGACGTTCAAGTTCGCCTACGACATGACGCAGGGCAACAAGAACGTCAAGCTGGTGAAGGTCACCGACCCGCGCGGCAACAGCACCGCTCTGGCCTACAACTACCCGTCGGCCGGGGACGACCCGCAGTGGCACTGGCGGACGAAGTCCTACACCGACCGTCTCGGGTATCCGACGACGTTCGGATACGCCGACCCTGACGCCAATCAGGGCAGCGCCATCGACGCCACGGTGACCGACGGCGAGAACCACACGACCACCTACCGGCAGGACGGGTACGGCCGTCCCTACCAGACCACCAACGCGAAGAACGAGACCACCAAGCTGACCTGGGACGACCAGCACAACGTGGTGCGCCTGGAGGAGGCGAACGGCGCCGCGTCGGCCTGGTCGTACGACCCCAGGACCGGCTACCCGACCGAGACGAAGGACGCTCTCGCCGTCAAGAACGGCTATCCCGGGACGATCCTGACCTATCACACGCAACTGGGCGGGTACGTCGCGGATCTGGCGACGAAGACCAGCCCCGAGGGTCGCAAGTGGTCGTTCACCTACACCGCCGAGGGTGACATCGCCACCGTGGCCGACCCGGTCGGTGCGACGACGACCAGCACGTACGACGGCTGGGGCCGGCTGCTGACCTCGACGGACGCCAACGGCAACGTCACGACCTACGGCGACTACGACCCCAGCGGCTATCCGCGGACCATCACCGACGCGCTGAACAGCGTGTCCAAGTTCGAATACGACGTGCGTGGACAGGTCGTCAAGGCCACCGACGCGCTGCTGAAGGACGTCACGCAGACCTACGACGTGTTCGGCCGGCCGCTGATCAGCAAGGTTCCGAAGGATCAGGCCGCGGGCCTGTACATCACCACGCCGGCGCCGGGCTACGACGCCAACGACAACGTCACGGTCTCCACCGCCGCGAACGGAGCGGTGAGCACGGCCGTCTACGACAAGGCCGACCAGCTCATCTCGGCGGTCAGCCCCGCCGACACCGCCGGTGACCCGGAGCGGCGCAGCGGGTACACCTATGACAAGGCCGGCAACGTGATGACCAGGACGGAGCCGAAGGGCAGCCTGACCACCGCCGACCTCACCGACTACGTCACCAGGTATACGTACGACGCGATCTACCAGCTCACCGCGACGGTCAACGCCAAGGGCCAGAAGATCCAGTACGAGTACGACAACGTCGGCAACGTCGTCACGGTCATCGATCCCCGTAAGAGCGCGAGCAGCGACACCGGCGACTACACCACCAAGTCGGAGTACGACCACGGGCACCGAGTCGTCAAGACCACCGACGCGGCGGGCAAGCCGATCACCAATACGTACGACAAGGACGGGCTGGTCACCTCGACCACCGATCAGCTCGGCAACACGACGTCGATCACCTACGACGCTCGTGGCAAAGCCGTCGAGCAGAAGGTTCCGCGGAGCAGTGAGGGCGGAACCGTCAGCTACGCGATCACCCGCTTCGAGTACGACCCGGTCGGCAACCAGACCAAGGTGATCAGCCCGCGGGGAGTGGCGACCACTGACGACGCCGACGACTTCGCGACGGTGTCCGTCTACGACAAGCTGAACCGGGTCCAGGAGACGCGATCGGCGTACGACAAGGACGACGCCCGCTACCGGACGCCGGACAGGACCACCTATACGTACGACAAAGCCGGCCGCCTCGCCGCGGTGAGCGCGCCGCCCTCAGCCGGCCAGTCGGTTCGCAACGACACCACCTACACCTACTTCGACAACGGCTGGACCAAGACGACGTCGGATCCGTGGGACATCGTCACCTCGTACGACTACAACGAACTCGGCGCCCAGGCCGCGCGGACGGTCAGCTCGGCCGGCGGTTCGGCGAACCGGACGATGACCTGGTCCTACTACCCGGACGGCAAGCTGAAGTCGCGATCCGACGACGGCGTGCCGGTCGGTCGGCAGGTGGTGCTGGTCGACAACTCCGACTTCAACAACACCACCGCCGGCGGGACGTGGACCACGGCGACCACCGCAAGCGGGCGCTACGGCACGGATTACGCCACGCACCCGGCCGGCGGCGGCACCGACACGTTCGCCTGGCAGCTCAACGTGCCGCAGGCGGGGGCTTACGAGGTCTTCACCCGGTTCCCCGCCGTCGCCGGCGCAGCGACGGACGCCCAGTACACCGTCGTTCACAAGTCGGGCGAGACGGTGCGAACGGTCAACCAGACCGCCGCCGCCGGCACCTGGGTGAGTCTCGGCTCGTACGACTTCGCCGAGGGCAACACCCAGAAGCTCACGCTGTCCGGCAAGGCCGGCGGAACCGTCGTCGCGGACGCGGTGAAGCTGGTCCGGAACAACAGTGCCGACACCGATGACGAGAAGCACGACTACGGCTACGAATACGACGTCAACGGAAACCTGATCACCATCTCCGACCGCTCACCGGGCGCCCGGGTCGACGGCTACGCGGTGACCTACAACGACCTCAACCAGGTCTCCAAGGTCTCCGAGACGAAGTCGGGCAGGACCGTCAACACCACGTCGTTCACCTACAACGAGAACGGCGCGCCGCTGACGACCAGCCACGACAAGCAGTATTCGGTCTACGAGTACGACGCACGGGATCTCGTATCGAAGGTCACCAACGGGAAGTCGGCCGGGGACCCGGCGGCGAAGTCGTCCACGTACACCTACACCGATCGTGGCCAGAAGCTGCGGGAGGTCAAGGGGAATGGGAACGTCGTCGACCTCACGTACTACCCGGACGGGCTGCTGGAGTCTCAGTCCGAGAAGAAGCCGAACGGCACGCTGGTCGCCGAGACGAAGCTCGGGTACGACCTCAACGGCAACCGGGTCCGCGAAGTCGCCAAGAAGATGAACGCCGACGATCACTCGGCGTACCTCGCCACGACCAGTGACTACACGTACGACCCGCGGGACCGGCTGGCCGGACTGGTCAAGACCGGTGACGGCGCCGGCGCCGAGACCTACGTCCACGACGCCAACGGCAACGTCACCAGCCAGACCGTCGAGGGCCGGACCACCTCGTTCAACTACGACCGGAACCGCCTGTTGACTGCTGTCGGCGGGGGATCCACCGCGTCGTACAACTACGACCCGTTCGGCCGACTCGACACGATCACGGCCGGCGGAACCCTGGTGGAGCGCAACGTCTACGACGGCTTCGACCACGTGGTGGAGCACCGGAAGAACAGCGGCGCGGCCACCACCACGACGAAGTACTCGTTCGACCCGCTGGACCGGACCACCACGAAGGTCAGCGACGCGGGTGGCGCCAAAGAGAAGATCACCACCTTCAACTACCTCGGGTTGTCCAGCGAGGTCCTGGACGAAGAGGTCGCGGGCAAGCTGACCAAGTCCTACCAGTACTCGCCGTGGGGTCAGCGCCTGTCCCAGATCACGCACAAGGAGGACGGAAGCACCGAGCAGGCGTACTACGGCTACAACGCGCACACCGACGTCGAGACGCTGACCGGTGCCGACGGCGACACCACGGCCACGTACGGCTACACGGCGTACGGCAGCAACGACGACGAGCTGTTCACCGGCATCGACAAGCCGGAGACGGCCGATCCGTCGACCGAGCCTTACAACGCGTACCGGTACAACAGCAAGCGCTGGGACTCGGCGTCCGGGTCGTACGACATGGGCTTCCGCGACTACAGCCCCGGGCTCAACCGGTTCCTGACGCGCGACTCGTACAACGGTGCGCTGGCCGACATGAATCTCGGCACGAACCCGTGGACGGGGAACCGCTATGCCTTCGGTGGCGGCAACCCGATCAGCATGGTCGAGTACGACGGGCACCGGCCGTGCGACACCGCGGAGGACTGCGGCACCTATCCCGGCAACCTCTGCGCGGCCTGCTACTTCGACCAGTACAGCCCGGCCCATGACACGGCTATCCAGCTGGTCGGCGAGTGGATCACAGCGAGTCAGCCCAAGGGGGGCGGCTACGTGACCATGGACCTGAGCGCGTCCGGCGGGGCTCGCGATCCGCGGAACAACATCTCGGGTGGCTCGTCCAAGAACCCCGGGAAGAACATGGGGTACGCCGACCTCCTGTACTGGACCGACGACGCGGTCTACATCTGGGACGCCAAGTCGATCGGCGGCAGTGCGGAGAAGAAGGGTGTCAACGAGGTCGCGGAGAAGATCAAGGCCCTGAAGAAGCAACTGGAGGAGGCCGGCGACACGCGTGAGGTGAAGAAGGGCTTCAGCTTCCCGCCTCTGAGCGGTCCCAACCGGACCCGGGCGAACGAGTGGGTCACCGCGACTCCGTCGATGCACGGTTCCGAGGTCATCGCCTACACCCGGACCCGGATGCGGCCGCCGGTTCCGGTCCCGGTGACGCAGCCCCAGCCGGTCAGCCAGCCGAAGGAGGATCCGTGGTGGAAGACGGCGGGTAAGTGGGTCGGCGCCGGCGCTCTGGTCGTCGGGGCGGGTGGCCTCGTCGTGGCGACCCTGGTCGAGGACGTGGGCACCGGTGGGGTCGGCATCGCCGATGATCCGCTGTCGTTCGCCATCGCGGGCGGGATGATAGCCACTGCGGGATCCATGGTCTGA
- a CDS encoding AfsR/SARP family transcriptional regulator has translation MSIYVRLLGPVELRVEGGVVNLGPAKRRALLAALAMEANRPIRLTRLTSLLWTDPPPSSAVPNIRNHIMVLRRLLAGRIDARYRAYQLLLAAEELDVNEFLRRANDGRRALRAGDPARAESELAAALRLWRGPVGEDLTAGVELEARLHGLEEHRLQVVEDLVDARLELDHTGDLVPLLREHLAAHALRERAWAQLMLALYRAGDPSGALATYRQAHDLLGARLGVAPGPELADLHRAMLRRAPWLDRTGAIR, from the coding sequence ATGTCCATCTATGTACGACTGCTCGGGCCGGTGGAACTGCGGGTCGAGGGCGGTGTGGTGAACCTCGGTCCGGCCAAACGGCGGGCGCTGCTCGCGGCGCTCGCCATGGAGGCGAACCGCCCGATCCGTCTGACCCGGCTGACCAGCCTGCTGTGGACGGACCCACCGCCGTCCTCGGCGGTGCCGAACATCCGCAACCACATCATGGTGCTGCGCCGGCTGCTGGCCGGGCGGATCGATGCTCGGTACCGCGCCTATCAGCTCCTCCTGGCAGCCGAGGAACTGGACGTCAACGAGTTCTTGAGGCGGGCGAACGACGGACGGCGAGCGCTGCGGGCCGGGGATCCGGCGCGTGCGGAGTCCGAGTTGGCAGCGGCGCTGCGCCTGTGGCGGGGTCCGGTGGGCGAGGACCTGACCGCCGGAGTGGAGCTGGAGGCGCGGTTGCACGGGCTGGAGGAGCACCGGCTTCAGGTGGTCGAGGATCTCGTCGATGCCCGGCTGGAACTCGACCACACCGGTGATCTCGTGCCGCTGCTCCGGGAACACCTCGCGGCGCACGCGCTGCGCGAACGTGCCTGGGCGCAGCTCATGCTCGCCCTCTACCGCGCCGGTGATCCGAGCGGGGCGCTGGCGACCTACCGGCAGGCGCACGATCTGCTGGGGGCGCGGCTCGGTGTCGCGCCGGGCCCGGAACTCGCCGACCTGCACCGGGCGATGCTGCGCCGGGCCCCGTGGCTGGACCGGACCGGGGCGATCCGTTGA
- a CDS encoding rhomboid family intramembrane serine protease, producing MNAAPYATYALMASNVAAYLIELIDPSVIDRFDNLGVALLGPDGGYYVDDGKPYLGYEPAGVLNGEWYRLLTSAFLHSLPGQNVFGVLHLVLNLYWMWQLGRTLEERLGVTRYLAVYLLAALGGSVLGVLVDPSQPAMGASGAGFGLAGAYFVLSRRLHERRYERNRLLIMCVLWMVLTAGFTSWEGHLGGLLTGAAAAGIIAVSGRGHPIRQAAALIGLGVVLISLVALKASG from the coding sequence GTGAACGCCGCACCGTACGCCACCTACGCGTTGATGGCCTCGAACGTCGCGGCGTACCTGATCGAGCTGATCGATCCGAGTGTGATCGACCGGTTCGACAACCTGGGCGTCGCGCTGCTCGGCCCGGACGGCGGTTACTACGTCGACGACGGGAAGCCCTACCTGGGTTATGAGCCGGCCGGCGTGCTGAACGGTGAGTGGTACCGCTTGCTCACCTCGGCCTTCCTGCACTCGTTACCCGGCCAGAACGTTTTCGGCGTGCTCCACCTCGTTCTCAACCTCTACTGGATGTGGCAGCTCGGCCGCACGCTGGAGGAGCGGCTGGGCGTCACTCGCTACCTCGCCGTCTACCTGCTCGCGGCGCTCGGCGGGTCGGTCCTCGGTGTTCTTGTCGATCCCAGCCAGCCGGCGATGGGGGCCTCCGGCGCCGGATTCGGGCTCGCGGGTGCTTACTTCGTGCTCTCCCGGCGATTGCACGAGCGTCGGTACGAGCGGAACCGACTCCTGATCATGTGTGTGCTCTGGATGGTGCTCACCGCCGGTTTCACCTCGTGGGAGGGACACCTGGGTGGCCTGCTCACCGGTGCCGCGGCAGCCGGGATCATCGCGGTGTCCGGCCGTGGTCATCCGATCCGGCAGGCGGCCGCCCTGATCGGCCTCGGCGTAGTGTTGATCTCGTTGGTGGCGCTCAAGGCGTCGGGCTGA
- a CDS encoding DUF1877 family protein — protein MAVGVLLRRVTPAEVSRGIGHLEEGFEATMDDDVFEAQAADGILCSLGRDWLFVQLALTGELHDGGGPEDLVVFGGQMLGQVGPTDRDVVIVLPPDGVAAAAEYLRGVDPTASLSRHRAALAGRTGGLLPDTFLAGIKDYLESLRRFYAAAAEAGDAVAKRTYS, from the coding sequence ATGGCTGTCGGAGTGCTGCTGCGGCGGGTGACCCCGGCAGAGGTGTCCCGTGGCATCGGTCATCTCGAGGAGGGTTTCGAGGCGACCATGGACGACGACGTGTTCGAGGCCCAGGCTGCCGACGGCATCCTGTGCAGCCTCGGCCGGGACTGGCTCTTCGTGCAGCTCGCGCTCACCGGAGAGCTGCACGACGGCGGCGGCCCGGAGGACCTCGTGGTGTTCGGCGGCCAGATGCTCGGCCAGGTGGGGCCGACCGACCGGGATGTCGTCATCGTGCTGCCTCCGGACGGTGTGGCCGCCGCCGCCGAATACCTCCGCGGTGTCGACCCCACGGCGTCGCTGAGCCGGCATCGTGCCGCACTGGCCGGCCGGACCGGGGGTCTGCTGCCGGACACCTTCCTCGCCGGGATCAAGGACTATCTGGAGAGCCTGCGGCGGTTCTACGCGGCTGCGGCCGAGGCCGGTGACGCGGTCGCCAAACGCACCTACAGCTGA